CGAAAGCATCACTTCCATGGTAGCCACAAAATCATCTACGAGCTGGAGCACAGAACTTGCTTCTAATACCGGTCCAAATTGACGCAGAGCTCGATAGATCCAACCATATTCCAAGAGTCTTAACTAGTTTCAGCTTGGACACAAATTACTGGGACCGAAAGCTCTGATCTCTCGGACCCGAGGTTTGTATTGTTGGGGACTGGGGTGTCATCTCAAAGCTTACCGTTGTTGATATCTATTATCATAGCTATACATCCAACCTAGCCAATTAGTGACGAGAgaaattactatttttaatgCTAAGACGACATTGAGTAGGCTTAGAACATGATAAAATCCCAATGAATATTCATGCTCATCCTAATCCGACTGATATCATTTAAGTTGCGGCTTTACTTTTGGAAGATCAAACCAATGCATTTCCACTTGaaatataaatctaaaaatgaCCTTGTGAAGGTCAAGCGTATtcagttttcaaattaaaaactaaatggCAAACACACGGCTCGCCTGAATTTTAAGAACAATGTGACAATTCAATTTTTCGTCAAACGCTCCATTGAGGAAATAcgaaaataacaaataaaaaactgaacaagaaagggaaaatgaaaTAACTCTGGCATTACTGCACTCCATCTAGTATTGTACATGGGAATGGGAAGATCGCAGCCTTCTGAAACCTTTCCAGTGGAATATCACCCTCAGATTTCTTAGACAAACACTTGGGCGATGTTCCACAtaccaaaaattaaattaaaaaaaaaaaaaaagagaaagctTCCTCCTTCAGATTTTTCCTTAGCGAATTTCTCATACCTTGGCACCAAGAAACGACTAAAGGAAGGGGAAAACAAATTGGAGTGTTAGATAGGACCATTAGGGGTCAAATGTATTAATGTCAAAGTGCAAGGTAATTTCTAGCCTAATACATAGcaacaagaaagagaaaatctCTATGAATGAGACAACCACTACAGGAGAACAGTGAGAGCAAAGAATTATTATGAATatgatacaaataattaaatctagcTCTTCCTATCAGGTGTGGGCCAAACTCCCTCTCAATGAGTGGGCTcaacacgtaaaatatttaattaaataggataaAGTATAGAGTCTGGGTTTGAACTCAGAACATTTGCCTATTATACCATGTGAAATCTTCACTTATACCAAAaacttttatttgtattatattcttaacaagaATAATGAATGTAATTTGTAGCAAATTTTGATAAAGAAAAGGTGTCGAACTCCCATCTTGGACACACTGAAACACTTTGGGATGTCTTAGGAGTGAAGAGCTATCAGAGACTGCAACAACTAGATGGTAGTTTTTTTCCGACATCATGCATTTGAGCTTGCACCCGGGCTACCCTGAATCCTTAGTGACATATACCATAATCGTGGGTGCCTAAAGCAACAAGACCGGGTCAAATTTATATTGAGAGCAAGACAATCGATCAAATTCTCTGATTTGTTTGACCCAAGATTTGGTCAAGCAATGGATCAATGTTTGATAGTTAAAAGACCTGAatgcctttatttatttatttttgttagggacctttatttttctttttcccaccacttttttttttttttttttgcagttgGGGGTGCAGGGAAGAAAGCAGATCATGGTACTTCAACATGGTTTCAGGAGGATTATTTGACCAATTATTTTGCAGTGCTTTCCGCCCTCAGATCCACACTGATAATGAAATACCGTCACTATTACTGTAAGATAGGCGATTTGGAATAAAAATacctttatttttgttgtagtacCAGACTTAGCTGAAGATGTGTTCCCAAAGCCAAACATTGACCTTTTATCTTAAGGCTTTAATATTTGGAAAGAGCACATTAGAGTCTCATCTATACTCATAATGGCACCAGCATTGTCAAACTCTCCACAATAATTAGGTGCAGAAAATATGGTTACAAGTTGTTTACTAGCAAAGAACTCATATCCATCTTCCACGACCTGCATATATAAATACTAGTCAGAATTTAAAGGCATTCTTGGTCGTCTGATATTGTTTACCGTGAAAACACATTTCAAACCTGGTGAGCTCGGCAAATTAAGTCGATATCATGCTtctgaagaaattctgtcactATATCAGCACCAAAGATATAGGAAACTCCCCTATCATTCGTCCGCCACCCCTGAATATCTTTACTAGGATCAGACCAGAGAATATCACATAGTAAACCAGTGTCTGGAACTTCACAAGGCCTCCGAAAATTCCTTATCTGATCCAAATTGTGCAAGTCAGGAGAAAGTCCCCCATGCATGCAGAGTATCTTTCCATCAATAAGAGCTGCCACAGGTAGGCAATTGAAACAATCTGTGAATATTTTCCAGATTCCAACGTTAAATCTTCGTTTACACTCATCGTAAAAACCATAGATGCGGTTTATAGAAGCACATTCGTGGTTTCCcctcaaaaggaaaatgttttctggatattttattttatatgcaaGGAGAAGGCATATTGTTTCAAGGCTTTGCTTTCCACGATCTACATAATCCCCCAAGAATAAGTAATCAGAGCGCGGAGGAAATCCACCATACTCAAAAAGCCTCAGAAGATCAGAATACTGACCATGAATATCCCCTGGTAACATAAAGGAAGTAACATATAAGACATATATTCAAGATTATCTTACTAACAGGGTGAAACGGTAAAAACTAGAAGTAAATGAACCAGCACTcttatgagattttttaaaaaatgcctCTGACATGCAATaaccacaaatatttttttttttaatcggtaaacaaaattttattgatcataaaatagataaaggcccaagtatacgggatatatacaagagcatcacctATGCATGCTagacccataaatataataagcCTCAAAATATAGGATACTGAATCTACATGTGAGATGTGCAATTTCCATCCAGATCTGTCTTTGGGGGGGAAGAACAATAACTTTGCACTTGGAGGAGTGAAGTGGTTGGACTAGAAAACACAGAGAATTGGAGTTATGTAATTCGAATAAATAGGGAATTGCAACATTAACATGCATTTCAAAGTTGACTTCCAGGGCAGGAGCTGGGAATTCATTTTACAGTACTTGAAAACGtgacaaaagaaagagaatagaCCTAAATCATTCGATTTTATGGCAATTATCCACCTAGAAAACATGTTGAATGCCCAAATAACATCTGGTGGAATAccttatactctaaaagaacTAGTTAAGGTTACAATTGGAGAACTATTTAAGGTTACAATTGAAGCCCTTAGAATAATTACAAATCACAAGAGCTTCTTCCTCACAATAAATCACAAGAGCTTCTTCCTCCCAAGTAATATGGGATCTGATTCACTACCGCATTATACTAAATTAAAGTCATTATAATCTCCCCCCATTAAATTCTTGATGTCCTCATCAAGCCATTCCATTGCAAGTGGCACGGCTCAAGCCTCATACTTTTGATTGGAATTGAttttgatactatttgtaattaCCCAAGGAAAATCAAAGCCACATTTGGGCCTAACTCCAAAAGCATAAGTCAAggttacaattggagctccataaaattattataaattacaaGAATTTCTATCTCCCAAGCATTGTGGAATCCTGTTCACCACCATCCCATATTAAATCAAGGGTACtatgattaaaaaattttaaaaatattttctttctaaaaaagttataaaaccAAAATCCTTACTGCAGCTAAATTATTGCACAAGAAAATGTACCAAATATTTGGGAACCCTAACTTTTAATTGACACTCAGAAACTTGAGCAACTTCCTAAGCAATTCCAgccttttttgtttcaaattgttctcatttctttttttttttctttttttttaataaggtgGTTCATGTATATGTTTTCATAAGGAAATTTACTAGCTGAGATATGAACACAATATAGTGAAAAATAAGCAAATTAATCCATACCCAGGACAGAATTCCCAACGTCGCGATGATATTTTGTTAATCACCAACATCAAACgagaaatttatttcttctggACATCTATATTCTATCAGTAGCAAACGTTTGAAACTATTTCAGAACATAGCCACagcactttttctttttccttttacctTTTTCCGGTATGTATTGAAGTTATCCATGCGTACAGCTTATGATAGGATCAtacttgaaacaaaaaataaactaaaaatctAAGAACACAAACTGAATTCACACCCCCAACACAAAATTCCTAAATCAAACTCAGAATTTGATCCAGGCCCAAATCAACGCGCACGAAAAATATCGTAATCcgaatttaaacaaaaaaatagagcaCGGAGGGTTCATGAAAAGATACCGCAGATCTTGATGGGAGCTTCAAGCTCCAAAAGATTAGGCTGCCTCAAAAATATGTCCTTAGAGACAACGCAAAGCTGCTTGATCTCAGCCTCAGAAAGCAGGACCTGCTTCCCCGGGCTCCCTCTAACTTCAAGGAGCCTATTAATTACATCATCCAGAACTGCAGTTTCCATATCTGGGTTGTTCTTTGACCCCCAAAATTTTATCTTCTTCAGATCAGGGGGCAGAGCAAAGGAAAGACAGAGAAGAATAAAGAACAGCCACTTTTAGATTCTTCTTGGGTCGCAATTGCGTTCATGcgttttggagagagagagctctaaCGAAAGCCATTGAATTTGATAGTAAAGAATATATTCTTCGgagagaaaagggaagaaaCTAGAATCCCAAAGAGCGAGAGCCTCACgcgagaagagaaagagagagaactggCTGAGGGAAGGATGGGCTGAGAGAAGTGGGGGGGACTTGTGAGTGCGGGACCCCAAAGAACTCACTGACTCGAAGACAACGCAGGCCGCCGAGGATGACCCATGTTGAGATTTTGAACATCTTTACGCACTTCGAAAGTTTAAACCCGGAATTAGATATAGGTACTGGAAAAAGAGAATCGACGCTCGCAGAATCTTTTTCAGTTGTGGCTAGCAATCGATCCACTTGTTCATCTAAAGCAAATCCGTCCTCACGCGTTTGTTATTGTAATAAGATTTTTGTACGACATAATGACACACCTATTACAACCAGTAGTGGAgtcaataatttttcttaatatgtgcaaagtctatttaaaattaattaataaacatttatattatattttgtataagtttcttttttatagataattcaaagttttcatattctaaaagCTTCTTATAATTTCGTTGTTCAtgctattaaaaatatatctctCCAATGTATCCAACAAGAGGATTGTTTATCCAAGCATTCCCATTcgcttatgatttttttttctttattatatactctCTAATAAAATGAGTATCATAagtaaaagtgtaaataaaattataagtacatggtagcactactcttttttctttcatatagcACCTAGttaatgttaagatataaatataaataataaaatttacatatttttatcaatttaaactGTTAGAATAAGCGGTTGTTTTTCATAATTCTGATCAAAAGAAGGGTAATGTGCTTGATTTGTACAACTTGACAAATAAATGACTCCATATAAATTTGTTGATTGTTGCAAGTCCAAAATGAATAAGTTTGGGCCTAAAATGAATGTTGTTGTCATTACAAAATACATGTGCCGAATGTGGGCTTTACAACATCGGCCTACAACACTGAGTGGCATTCGATGTCAACCGTCGAAACCAAACCAACTCAACAGGCGCAAATGGCCCAACTTTCCACCTAGTGGGATATTCCAGATGGATCAGATTACAGCTctacaacacaaaatatgtttttcatTGTTAAGTGCTTGAAGCTTCTACATCCAAAAGTAAAATGTGCtcagattttgattttgtttttttaaaagaacaaaagTTTAAGAACATGAGGCAGTGACTCATCAAATTACagttaattatattaaaattaatctaTATTAGAGTAGCTGGCTtgaactttgagctacagtatttttatttatttttttaaatttaggcAGCTACTATTACTCtttcaaacattattttattgtctaAAATCGGCTTCAACGTCTCTTTCTTCTCTTGTCTTTCAGCTCccccattttcctttcttctttttttcttttcattttctcttatgCCAAATCGCATACTCTCCgtcccattttcttttccctctccACTCCTTTttccctcccattttcttttcctttctttcattctaatCCTCAGCTTCCATTTGTCCACAAAGACccacctttttttctttccctccctcccattttctttcctttccatttgTAGAGAATCCATCGAAAGCATCAGCAACACAGAGGAACACCAACTTCTTTACAGTCACAATTTTTGCCCTAAATTGTCGAGATCAACATTCTATCTTCCCTCGACAATTATTGTGCTTCACAAGGGTTATTCCTTTACTGCACTATCGAATACTTGTCTGGAGGAACCTGAGGGATTTCTTCTAGTAATTTCAACATCCCCCCATAAGATGGAGAGAGAGTATATGTTAATGACTCTCATCTTCGATAAGAGTCGAGTGAAGACAGGAGAATGAAGAGGCTTAGTAAGCAGGTCTACCAACTGAAGGTGGGAAAAAATGTGAGTTGTTACCACCTGCCCATCTGATATTTTGTCTCAAACTAGATGACAATCTAGTTTAATATGCTTCGTCTGTTTGTGAAGGACGGGGTTTGTAGCGATGTGAATAACTATCAAGTTGTCACAATACAAAGTTGCAGGTTTTGAGATGATGATGCATAAATCAACAAGAAAATATCGAAGCCATGAAAGCTCCAAACTACAGTTGTCATTGCTCTATATTCAGACTCTGCAAATGATCTGGACACAATGGTCTGTTTCTTCGATTTCCAGGAAACAAGAGAATTGCCCAGACACAGTGGTCAAATGTCTTGTGTCTGGGCAACTTGCCCAGCTCGCATTAGAGTAAGCGACTAGTTCTAGCTTGGAATCAGCAGAGAAAAATAAACCATGTCCTGGAGTACATTTCACATATTCGATAACCTTCATAATTGCATTATAGTGAAGGACATGATGGGCTTCCATGAATTGACTTAGCAAGTGTACACTCTAACTCAAATCTGGTCTCGTGTTTGTGAGATAAAAAAGTTTGCCAACCAATTTTTGGTATAAAACAAGATCATTGAAAATTTCACCTTCATCTTTACTGAGCTTGATGTTGGGTTCCATAGGTAAATGGGATGGCTTAGATGCTAGCAACCCTGTTTCGAAAAGGATGTCTAATGCATATTTTCGCTGGCAAAGTTGTATTCCTGCCTTTGAACGCCCCATCTCCATGCCAAGAAAATACTTGAGGCTGTTGAGatctttgattttaaattttgtttccaATAATTGTTTTACAACATCACTTGATTGAACATCTGAACTCATCAGAACTATATCATCTATAGAAAAGGAGTGCAGTAAAAGATGTTGTCGTGCACTTAGTAAACAAGCTGTAATCTGCTTTGGATTGAATGATCCCAAATTCAATTAAAGAGGATGAGAGCTTGGCATTCCACTGTTGTGAATCTTGTCTTAAGCCATAAAGGCTCTTTTGTAATCGACTTACTTGGCTTGTTTTGGCTAAAGGATGACCTGGAGGTGATCGCATGTAAATCTCTTCATCGAGTTCGCTATAGAGGAAGGCGTTATTCACGTTAAGTTGTTGAAGATCCTAGCCTTTAATTGTCGTTACTGCAACGAGACATCAAATAGACACTAACTTAGCAACAGGTGAGAAAGTATCATGAAAATTGATTTCCTCACGCTGTGTAAATCCCTTTGCAACCAAGCGAGCTTTAACTCGTTCTATTGTTCCATCCGCCTTGAATTTATACTTACAAACCCACTTGCAATCAATTGTTTTTTAGGAGGTAAATCAACAATGATTCAAGTCTCGTTAAGCTCAAGTGCACTAAGCTCTTGCTTCATTGCCTCACGCCAAATTGGATATTGGATGGCTTGGGTGTAAGAAGTTGGCTCAGTGTGCAGTGATATGGAACTAGTGAAAGCTTTGAATTTGGGTGAAAGAGAATTATAAGAAAGAGATGAAGATAGAGGGAAACGAACATTTGAACCTTTGGTGGAAGAATGAGGTGGACCTTGCAGCTTGGACGCCGACTGGGAGGACATAGGTGCTGCAGCTTGTTGACAATGAAAGTCCTACAAATATACAGGAGCTTTTCTGGTTCTACTTGATCTGCGTGGAACGGTCTGTTAAGGAATAATGACGAAGGAACTTGAGGAAGGAGGCATCTTAGTGAGGTTTGGGTTGGCTTCTTCAAGATTAGAGGGGTCAAAGAAATACATGttctttgtgggtgtcattatTCATTCTGTTATTACATTTCTTCTTCTACCTCTGCATCACTTCCATTATGGTACCAGAGCAATGAGTCAAGAAATCCCAATATCGATCCAAACATGCAAACCCCTCCCAACCCTGAGACTAACCCTTATAATCTAGCAAGCCTATACTTCATCCAACCTGGTGTGGGTGCCTTTTCTCCACTGGTTCCCGACCTCTTAATGACCGAAAATTATGTAACCTGGACAAGGACTATGAGGCGCGCATTCAACATCAAGAACAAGTTCGGCTTCATTGATGGTAATATTTCTAAGCCCACTAATGCATCTAACCCTCTCTTTACTCCATGGAAGCGCTACAATGATATGATAATTGCTTGGACTCAACACTCTATTGGTTTTGAGCATAGATCAACTATTGCACATGTTGATACTATTGCTAATGTCTAGAATGACCTTCGTGGGCAGTTTTCCATCCAAAATGCACCACGCATTTTCTAACTCACAAAAGCCATTTCATCCTTGGTACAAGATGCTGATTTTGTGAGCATCTACTACAACACACTGAAGAGTTATTGAGATGAACTCGAGATTTATGAGCCAATGCCTCTATGCACCTGTGGCTCGA
Above is a genomic segment from Juglans microcarpa x Juglans regia isolate MS1-56 chromosome 1D, Jm3101_v1.0, whole genome shotgun sequence containing:
- the LOC121251859 gene encoding serine/threonine-protein phosphatase PP1-like, with the translated sequence METAVLDDVINRLLEVRGSPGKQVLLSEAEIKQLCVVSKDIFLRQPNLLELEAPIKICGDIHGQYSDLLRLFEYGGFPPRSDYLFLGDYVDRGKQSLETICLLLAYKIKYPENIFLLRGNHECASINRIYGFYDECKRRFNVGIWKIFTDCFNCLPVAALIDGKILCMHGGLSPDLHNLDQIRNFRRPCEVPDTGLLCDILWSDPSKDIQGWRTNDRGVSYIFGADIVTEFLQKHDIDLICRAHQVVEDGYEFFASKQLVTIFSAPNYCGEFDNAGAIMSIDETLMCSFQILKP